ACGCGTCCATGAGCGCGTTCGGCTTCGAGATGCCCGGTTCCGGCCTCACCGCCACGCCCTCCGCCGTCATCGTTCCGCTGGTCGCGGGCTTGGCCATCACGATCCTCGCGGCGTGGGCCCCCGCCGCGCGCGCCGGCGCGATTCCGCCGGTGGAGGCCATGCGCTCCGGCGACCAGGCGTCCAATCCGAGGCTGCGCGTGCGCACCTTCGTCGGCGCCGCCCTCGCCGTCCTCGCCGTGGGCCTCATCGCCTGGGCGCTGCAGTGGACCGACGGCGACACCGGGCCCCGCGCCCGCCTGGTCGGATTCGGTGCGGTCGCGGCCGTCGCCTCGATCTGGATGGCGGGTCCCGCCCTCTCCATCCCCCTCGTCGGCGGGTTGGGCACCATCATCGGCGCGCCGTTCAAGGCCGTCGGAAAGCTCGCGGCGACCAACTCGCGCCGCAACCCGCGGCGCACCTCCGCCACCGCATTCGCCTTGACGCTCGGCCTGGCCCTGGTGGCCAGCGTGGGCATGCTGGGCTCGACCATGAAGGGCGTCATCGACGACTTCATGGACCAGAGCTTCGCCGCCGACTACGTGCTCAGCCCGCCGCTGATGGCCCACGTGGCCATGCCCGAGGGCGTGCGCGGCGCCGTCGCCGAGATCGACGGCGTGACCGATACGGGCACCGTGTACCTCGGCGGCGTGCAGGTCATCGACCCCGACGACCCCGAGGCCATCGCCCGCGCCCAGGCCGAAATCGGCGGCGGGGCGACCGGGCCCGGCGGTCCCGGCGGTCCCGGCGGCGGTTCCTTCCTCGACGGCGACTACGGCCGCTGGTACTCCGCGGACGTCGTCGCGGGCTCGCTCGATTTGGCGGCGCCCGATGCCGGCGTGGTCATTTCCGAGTCCGTCTCCAAGGAACGCGGCTGGGGAATGGGCCACCCCGTCGGGATCGTCTCCCCGATGGGCGTCCTGCGGACCGAAGTCACCGGCATCCACGAGGACATGGACGGCGAAGGCGGGATCACCCTGTCGCCGTCGATTCTGGACCGGGCGGGTGCGTCGCGTTCGATGCTGACGCCGATGCAGATCTTCGTCGGCGTGAAGGGCGGCGCGGCCGATGCCCGGGCCGCCGCAATCGCCGACGGCGCCGACCCGGCGGACCGCAACAACTACATCGACGAAGGCGCGGTGGAGTCGATCCGGGGTCCGCTCGAGGATGCCGTCGCCCCCTACCTGGTGGTGCAGGTGCAGGACCGCGAGGAGTTCGGCAACGTGGCCACCACCTCGATCGATGCGCTGCTGGGCATCGTCTACGCGTTGCTGGGCCTGGCGGTGGTGATCTCGATCCTGGGCATCATCAACACCCTCGCCCTGTCGATCATCGAACGCCGCCAGGAAATCGGCATGCTCCGCGCCGTGGGCATGCAGCGCAAGGACATCCGGCGCATGGTGCGCCTGGAGTCGGTGCAGATCTCCATCTTCGGCGCGGTGGTCGGCGCGTTGCTCGGCCTCGGCCTCGGTTGGGCCCTGCTCACCGTCCTCGCCGACGAGGGCATCGGCACCATCGTCGTGCCGTGGGGCCTGATCGGGACGATGCTCGTCGGCGCCGCAGTCGTCGGCGTGCTCGCGGCGGTCTGGCCGGCGAAGCGGGCGGCGCAAACTCCGCCGCTCGCAGCCATCGCCGAAGAATGACCGCGCGTGCCGGCGGAGCCTTCCGGCAGGGCTTTCCGACGGCGCCGTGCGACGGAGCCCTCTGACGACGCCGTCCGATGAGGCCTTTCGCTGGATCTTGCGCCGTGGCCTTGCACCGGGGCGTTGCACCGGGGCGTTGCGCCGTGGCCTTGCACCGGAGCCTTGCACTGAGGGCTAACGCTGGGGCCTTCCGGTGAAGCCTTCCCCTGAGGCCCTCCGGCCAACGAGAACCCGCCCGAGCCGAAACCCGCCCGACCTGGACAAGGTCGGGCGGGTTTTTGCTGACCGGACGAAGACTCAAGCAGACGGGAGAGCCCGCAAGAAGGGCTCAGGCGGCGGGAACGCTTTCGGTGGCCGCTTTGGCGTCATCGATTTCGACACGGCGGATGCGCTTGCCCAGGATGGTGAAGAACATGATGAAGGAAACGGTCAACAGGATGTGGCCGAGCCCGGCCATCCCGGACCACATCGGCCCCCACGCATCGCCGTTGCCCATCGTGTGGACGATGCCGTTGGCGACCATGAACCCGATCGTCCACACCAGCGCAACGTTGTGCACGACGAACCAGGCGTCGAACGACTTGTGCGCCGAAAGGCGGAAGAGCCGTTCCAGGGCGAGGACGATGAGGAAGAAGAACGTGCCCAGGGTCAGCAGGTGCGTGTGCAAAGTGTTGAGCTGGGACGAATCGACGGCGTCATGGAAACGCGTCCACTCACGATAGAAGACGCCGGCGGCGAGGCCGAAGCCCAGGTACGTGGCGGAGGCGATGAACAATTTGCGCATGATCCCGATGCTACGCCGGGTATCCGCCGCGACCGATTCGGCGCCGGGCCCCCACCCCGGGTACGGGTCAATCGAAGGATTGAGACGAACAGCGCGGCCGACGCTGACCCTCGCCATGGATACGAACGAGACAATTTTCCCGCCGCAACCGCCGGCTATAGCCCGGCTAACCCACCCCGAAAGCGCACACCCACCCCCTGTAACGGGTGGCTCTGCCCATTCAGGGTGGGTTAACCAACGAATCCGCCACTCGCACCCGGGGCCAGGCAACGAACGGGCCCCGGCGACGATCCAACAGGAGGCCGGCCACACCCACCCGTGGGCGGGCACACGACAACACCCACACACCACAGCGCAGCCGACCACCTACTGAAACCCCCCTCAAAACGCGAAGGAGCCGTCGCCGGCCCACACCCCCAACAGGGGCATGAACCAACGACGGCTCCAACACCATGTTTATTGGCCGGCAGTGACCTACTCTCCCACACCCTCCCAGGTGCAGTACCATCGGCGCAGGTGGGCTTAGCTTCCGGGTTCGGAATGGGACCGGGCGTGACCCCACCGCTATAACCACCGACACGTATACACGGGACTTCTCCGCAACCCACCACAACACCCCAACAAAACCGGGGCGGGTGGGCGGTGCTGTCCCAGACGCTGGATAGTGGACGCGAACCAAACCTGGTTCTTCTCGTTACGTAGAAATGTCACACGCCATACCCCGAAGTGGGGTGTGTGTTGACGTTCGGCCTATTAGTACCGGTCACCTGAACACGTTACCGTGCGTACAGATCCGGCCTATCAACCCCATCATCTATGGGGGACCTCAAATGAAACCTGATCTCGGAACAGGCTTCCCGCTTAGATGCTTTCAGCGGTTATCCCTTCCGTACGTAGCCAACCAGCAATGCCCCTGGCGGAACAACTGGCACACCAGAGGTACGTCCGTCCCGGTCCTCTCGTACTAGGGACAGCCTTCCTCAAGTTTCCACGCGCGCGGCGGATAGAGACCGAACTGTCTCACGACGTTCTAAACCCAGCTCGCGTGCCGCTTTAATGGGCGAACAGCCCAACCCTTGGGACCTACTCCAGCCCCAGGATGCGACGAGCCGACATCGAGGTGCCAAACCATCCCGTCGATATGGACTCTTGGGGAAGATCAGCCTGTTATCCCCGGGGTACCTTTTATCCGTTGAGCGACACCGCTTCCACAAGCCGGTGCCGGATCACTAGTCCCTACTTTCGTACCTGCTCGACCTGTCAGTCTCACAGTCAAGCTCCCTTGTGCACTTACACTCAACACCTGATTGCCAACCAGGCTGAGGGAACCTTTGGGCGCCTCCGTTACTCTTTGGGAGGCAACCGCCCCAGTTAAACTACCCACCAGGCACTGTCCCCAACCCGGATCACGGGCCGAGGTTAGATATCCAATACGATCAGAGTGGTATTTCAACAACGACTCCACCCCAACTGGCGTTGAGGTTTCACAGTCTCCCACCTATCCTACACAAACCGAACCGAACACCAATACCAAGCTATAGTGAAGGTCCCGGGGTCTTTTCGTCCTGCCGCGCGTAACGAGCATCTTTACTCGTACTGCAATTTCGCCGGGTCTGTGGTTGAGACAGCAGGGAAGTCGTTACGCCATTCGTGCAGGTCGGAACTTACCCGACAAGGAATTTCGCTACCTTAGGATGGTTATAGTTACCACCGCCGTTTACTGGGGCTTAAATTCTCCGCTTCGGCCGGCCAAAAGCCAACCTAACAGGTCCTCTTAACCTTCCAGCACCGGGCAGGCGTCAGTCCGTATACATCGACTTACACGTCTTCGCACGGACCTGTGTTTTTAGTAAACAGTCGCTTCCCTCTATTCTCTGCGGCCACACGGCGCCGTCCGCCGAAAAGGCATGGACACCACGAGGCCCCCCTTCTCCCGAAGTTACGGGGGCATTTTGCCGAGTTCCTTAACCACAGTTCACCCGATCGCCTTAGTATTCTCTACCTGACCACCTGTGTCGGTTTGGGGTACGGGCCACACAACCACATCGCTAGAGGCTTTTCTCGGCAGCATAGGATCACCGACTTCCCCACTACGGGTACGCATCACGTCTCACCCTTAGCGCAACCCGGATTTACCTGGGCTGCGGGCTACACGCTTACACCACCATCCATCCGGTGGCACGGCTACCTTCCTGCGTCACCCCATCACTTGGCTACTACCAGATCAGGTCCCCTGCATCCACGACCAGACACCACCCAAAGGGCAGCGAAAAGACGCTTCAGGAGGGTTAGTCTCACTGATTCACCATGGGCGCGATTGCGCGGGTACGGGAATATCAACCCGTTGTCCATCGACTACGCCTGTCGGCCTCGCCTTAGGTCCCGACTCACCCTGGGAGGATTAACCTGGCCCAGGAACCCTTGGTCATCCGGCGGAGGAGTTTTCCACTCCTCATTCGCTACTCATGCCTGCATTCTCACTCGCGTCCACTCCACCACAGGTCACCCCGCAGCTTCACAGCCGAACACGACGCTCCCCTACCCAACCAACCAAAAGGCTGATTGCCGCGGCTTCGGCGGTATGCTTGAGCCCCACTACATTGTCGGCGCAGGACCACTCGACCAGTGAGCTATTACGCACTCTTTCAAGGATGGCTGCTTCTAAGCCAACCTCCTGGTTGTCTTCGCGATCCCACATCCTTTTCCACTTAGCATACCCTTAGGGGCCTTAGCCGGCGATCTGGGCTGTTTCCCTCTCGACTACGAAGCTTATCCCCCGCAGTCTCACTGCCGTGCTCTCACCTCACCGGCATTCGGAGTTTGGCTGATGTCGCTAAGATGATAGTCCCGCTAAACCAACCAGTAGCTCTACCTCCAGGAGGAAACACACGACGCTGCACCTAAATGCATTTCGGGGAGAACCAGCTATCACGGAGTTTGATTGGCCTTTCACCCCTACCCACAACTCATCCCCTCAGTTTTCAACCTAAGTGGGTTCGCGCCTCCACAGAGTCTTACCTCTGCTTCACACTGGCCATGGGTAGATCACTCCGCTTCGGGTCCAGGACACGCCACTACAAACACACTAGTTAGTATTCGCTTTCGCTACGGCTACCCCACACGGGTTAACCTCGCGACGTGCCGCTGACTCGCAGGCTCATTCTTCAAAAGGCACGCCATCACCCCACGAGGAGGCTCTGACGGATTGTAAGCACACGGTTTCAGGTACTATTTCACTCCCCTCCCGGGGTACTTTTCACCATTCCCTCACGGTACTATCCGCTATCGGTCACAGAAGGTATTCAGGCTTACCGGGTGGTCCCGGCAGATTCACAGCAGATTTCACGGGCCCGCTGCTACTCGGGGACAAACGCAACCAACGCGCCATGGCTTTCACGTACCGGGCTCTCACCGTCTACGGCAGGCGATTCCACGCACTTTCCGCTAACCACGAACAAACATCGGCGCACAGCTGGCAGACCATGCACGCGCAAACCCCACAACACCACACACGCAACCCCTGCCAGGTATCACACGCATGCGGTTTAGCCTCCTCCGCGTTCGCTCGCCACTACTAACGGAATCACAATTGTTTTCTCTTCCTACGGGTACTGAGATGTTTCACTTCCCCGCGTAACCACCAACCAGACTATGAATTCATCTGGCGGCGACCGCCCATAACGACGGCCAGGTTTCCCCATTCGGACACCCTCGGATCAACGCTCAGTT
This genomic stretch from Corynebacterium hansenii harbors:
- a CDS encoding ABC transporter permease — translated: MSASSSTMRRVSLRSLAAHKIRFALTILSVVLGTAFISGAFVFTASLNKAFDGVLATAYDGMDVIAESPSGTPGMDRATLDRIREVDGVRAVNASARASSVVMTGSDGKPIQTGGAPAQGLPFYEEPGAVGPDTRFVDGNAPRGPDEVAVNATAAKRGNVGVGDRVTVVTGSDRADVTISGVYELDGDVAGWMGVLFPLDKWMELYTDGEHVSRVTVGAVEGVDPVALRDRIAAAFPELDVHTGKELAERDSKQISQALGFVNYFLVAFGLIGLLVGTFIISNTFSMLVAQRTKEFALLRALGASRGQLTGSVVMEAVVVGLIGSVLGVAAGFGLSQLLYASMSAFGFEMPGSGLTATPSAVIVPLVAGLAITILAAWAPAARAGAIPPVEAMRSGDQASNPRLRVRTFVGAALAVLAVGLIAWALQWTDGDTGPRARLVGFGAVAAVASIWMAGPALSIPLVGGLGTIIGAPFKAVGKLAATNSRRNPRRTSATAFALTLGLALVASVGMLGSTMKGVIDDFMDQSFAADYVLSPPLMAHVAMPEGVRGAVAEIDGVTDTGTVYLGGVQVIDPDDPEAIARAQAEIGGGATGPGGPGGPGGGSFLDGDYGRWYSADVVAGSLDLAAPDAGVVISESVSKERGWGMGHPVGIVSPMGVLRTEVTGIHEDMDGEGGITLSPSILDRAGASRSMLTPMQIFVGVKGGAADARAAAIADGADPADRNNYIDEGAVESIRGPLEDAVAPYLVVQVQDREEFGNVATTSIDALLGIVYALLGLAVVISILGIINTLALSIIERRQEIGMLRAVGMQRKDIRRMVRLESVQISIFGAVVGALLGLGLGWALLTVLADEGIGTIVVPWGLIGTMLVGAAVVGVLAAVWPAKRAAQTPPLAAIAEE
- a CDS encoding DUF2871 domain-containing protein; the protein is MRKLFIASATYLGFGLAAGVFYREWTRFHDAVDSSQLNTLHTHLLTLGTFFFLIVLALERLFRLSAHKSFDAWFVVHNVALVWTIGFMVANGIVHTMGNGDAWGPMWSGMAGLGHILLTVSFIMFFTILGKRIRRVEIDDAKAATESVPAA